The Misgurnus anguillicaudatus chromosome 15, ASM2758022v2, whole genome shotgun sequence genome has a window encoding:
- the arl2bp gene encoding ADP-ribosylation factor-like protein 2-binding protein isoform X2, with protein MTSYLLGGTENIVEMQNLEEEDFGVSKSSDADAEFDLIIGNIEDIIMEDEFQHLQQSFMEKYYLEFDDSEENKLSYTPIFNEYIEILEKHLEQQLIERIPGFNMDAFTVSLKQHKDEVSGDILDMLLTFTDFVAFKEMFIDYRAEKEGRGLDLSTGLVVKSLNSASSAPLTSSMTSQSS; from the exons ATGACGTCAT ATTTGTTGGGTGGCACCGAGAACATAGTTGAGATGCAGAATCTGGAGGAAGAGGACTTTGGTGTTTCAAA ATCATCAGATGCCGATGCAGAATTTGACTTGATAATTGGAAACATCGAGGATATTATAATGG AGGATGAGTTTCAACATCTTCAGCAGTCTTTCATGGAGAAATATTACCTTGAGTTTGATGATTCGGAGGAAAACAAGCTCAGCTACACACCCATCTTTAATGAATAT ATTGAGATCCTAGAGAAGCATCTGGAACAGCAGTTGATTGAAAGAATTCCTGGTTTCAACATGGATGCTTTTACAGTTTCTCTTAA ACAGCACAAAGATGAAGTCTCGGGTGATATACTTGACATGCTGCTGACCTTCACTGACTTTGTGGCCTTTAAAGAGATGTTCATAGATTACCGAGCA GAAAAGGAGGGTCGAGGATTGGACCTTAGTACTGGACTGgtggtaaagtctttaaattcTGCCTCTTCTGCACCGTTGACCTCCAGCATGACTTCACAATCTAGCTGA
- the arl2bp gene encoding ADP-ribosylation factor-like protein 2-binding protein isoform X1 gives MDARDTDLLGGTENIVEMQNLEEEDFGVSKSSDADAEFDLIIGNIEDIIMEDEFQHLQQSFMEKYYLEFDDSEENKLSYTPIFNEYIEILEKHLEQQLIERIPGFNMDAFTVSLKQHKDEVSGDILDMLLTFTDFVAFKEMFIDYRAEKEGRGLDLSTGLVVKSLNSASSAPLTSSMTSQSS, from the exons ATGGATGCTCGAGATACAG ATTTGTTGGGTGGCACCGAGAACATAGTTGAGATGCAGAATCTGGAGGAAGAGGACTTTGGTGTTTCAAA ATCATCAGATGCCGATGCAGAATTTGACTTGATAATTGGAAACATCGAGGATATTATAATGG AGGATGAGTTTCAACATCTTCAGCAGTCTTTCATGGAGAAATATTACCTTGAGTTTGATGATTCGGAGGAAAACAAGCTCAGCTACACACCCATCTTTAATGAATAT ATTGAGATCCTAGAGAAGCATCTGGAACAGCAGTTGATTGAAAGAATTCCTGGTTTCAACATGGATGCTTTTACAGTTTCTCTTAA ACAGCACAAAGATGAAGTCTCGGGTGATATACTTGACATGCTGCTGACCTTCACTGACTTTGTGGCCTTTAAAGAGATGTTCATAGATTACCGAGCA GAAAAGGAGGGTCGAGGATTGGACCTTAGTACTGGACTGgtggtaaagtctttaaattcTGCCTCTTCTGCACCGTTGACCTCCAGCATGACTTCACAATCTAGCTGA
- the arl2bp gene encoding ADP-ribosylation factor-like protein 2-binding protein isoform X3: protein MQNLEEEDFGVSKSSDADAEFDLIIGNIEDIIMEDEFQHLQQSFMEKYYLEFDDSEENKLSYTPIFNEYIEILEKHLEQQLIERIPGFNMDAFTVSLKQHKDEVSGDILDMLLTFTDFVAFKEMFIDYRAEKEGRGLDLSTGLVVKSLNSASSAPLTSSMTSQSS from the exons ATGCAGAATCTGGAGGAAGAGGACTTTGGTGTTTCAAA ATCATCAGATGCCGATGCAGAATTTGACTTGATAATTGGAAACATCGAGGATATTATAATGG AGGATGAGTTTCAACATCTTCAGCAGTCTTTCATGGAGAAATATTACCTTGAGTTTGATGATTCGGAGGAAAACAAGCTCAGCTACACACCCATCTTTAATGAATAT ATTGAGATCCTAGAGAAGCATCTGGAACAGCAGTTGATTGAAAGAATTCCTGGTTTCAACATGGATGCTTTTACAGTTTCTCTTAA ACAGCACAAAGATGAAGTCTCGGGTGATATACTTGACATGCTGCTGACCTTCACTGACTTTGTGGCCTTTAAAGAGATGTTCATAGATTACCGAGCA GAAAAGGAGGGTCGAGGATTGGACCTTAGTACTGGACTGgtggtaaagtctttaaattcTGCCTCTTCTGCACCGTTGACCTCCAGCATGACTTCACAATCTAGCTGA
- the pllp gene encoding plasmolipin, producing the protein MADFPGKVNTQTSLPEPQRSFGIPFYIDVNFIKSIPGILLLLEIVCGLLVWALIASTLYTVYPAYGWVMFVSVTLWLLSIVLFVILFLGLDEKLPSVPWPFVLLVFYAAATVLYLTAFLTDAASVPPPFFNQHNNLGASAFFAIVVTLLYAASSFFAYLGWRGDGQNAAGTTVPV; encoded by the exons ATGGCAGATTTTCCTGGGAAGGTTAACACTCAGACAAGCTTACCTGAACCTCAAAGAAGTTTCGGAATCCCATTTTATATTGATGTGAACTTCATCAAGAGCATTCCTGGTATTTTACTTCTGCTTGAGATC GTTTGTGGATTACTGGTGTGGGCACTGATTGCCAGTACCCTGTACACTGTGTATCCTGCCTATGGCTGGGTGATGTTTGTCAGTGTGACACTGTGGCTTCTAAGCATCGTCCTGTTTGTTATACTCTTCCTGGGTTTGGATGAGAAGCTGCCCTCAGTGCCCTGGCCTTTTGTT CTATTGGTGTTCTACGCAGCTGCAACTGTTTTGTACCTCACAGCCTTTTTGACTGATGCAGCATCAGTCCCTCCCCCTTTCTTTAATCAACATAATAATCTAGGAGCTTCTGCA TTTTTTGCTATAGTTGTGACCCTATTATATGCAGCTAGCAGCTTCTTTGCTTATTTGGGCTGGAGGGGGGATGGACAAAACGCTGCTGGGACTACAGTTCCCGTGTAG